The Plasmodium knowlesi strain H genome assembly, chromosome: 14 region GGCTCCGCGGCCAACGTACAAGCCCTGTATGCTTTGGTAGGagtaaagggaaaaataatgggGATGCATCTATGCTCAGGAGGGCATTTAACACATGGATTCttcgatgaaaaaaaaaaagtatccaTCACATCGGATATGTTTGAATCGAAGCTCTACAAATGTAATGATCAAGGATATGTTGACTTAGATGCAGTGCGCGAGATGGCCTTGTCATTTAAACCCAAGGTGATAATTTGTGGATACACCAGTTATCCTAGGGACATAGAATACCAGAGGTTTAGACAAATCTGTGATGAGGTGGGTGCATATCTATTCGCTGATATTTCACACATCTCAAGTTTTGTAGCATGTGGCATACTCAacaacccatttttatatgCTGATGTGGTTACGACAACGACCCATAAAATATTAAGAGGCCCTAGAAGCGCTTTGATAttttacaataaaaaaaaaaatccaggAATCGACCAAAAGATAAATAGTGCAGTATTTCCAAGTTTCCAAGGAGGTCCCCACAACAACAAAATAGCAGCCGTTGCATGCCAACTTAAGGAAGTTAAGTCATCCGAATTTAAGGCGTACACAGAACAGGTTCTACTCAACAGTAAAGCACTAGCTAAATCTTTAATTAGTAAGAATATTGATTTAGTTACCAACGGAACGGATAATCATCTTATTGTTGTAGACTTGAGAAAGCATGGTATTACTGGATCCAAACTTCAGGAGACATGTAACGCTATTAACATCGCATTGAATAAGAATACGATTCCATCCGATGTCGACTGCGTCTCGCCCAGTGGTGTGCGAATTGGTACTCCCGCCATGACTACCAGAGGCGCAAAGGAAAAGGACATGGAATTTATCGCAGATATTTTGGACAAAGCCATCAAAATAACTGTAAACTTGCAGGAGCAGTATGGTAAAAAGCTCGTCGACTTTAAGAAAGGATTACCTACGAGTGTTGAATTGCAGAAACTGAAACAGGAAGTTGTCACCTGGGCTGGTGCTCTACCCTTCCCCTGATTGGCCTAGGGGGTGGTGATCGTCTTTATTAAAGCCCCTTCTGACGGTCAGTCAACTCCACGGGTATACCCCATCAAACGGGAATGTCCCTTTTTCgtcgttttcttttcatttattttattcattctattattttattttatttttttttttttatattttattttatttttttttttttttctactctcccccccttcattACTCACATCGCGGGGTAGACCTCGAATGCGCAGAGGGACACTGGGGAACACATGAGTCAAAGGCAAATGTCGCAAAGGTGAGAACCTCTGTGAAGGGAAAGTCTCTCCCGGAGAATGGTGAACCGTTTCAACGTCGCCATCCTTTTCCGCACGTGGTTAAGCGTTTCACAATTTGTTTAATCGCTTGAGTTGAGCGGAGCGGCAACTGCGCGGGTTTTTTCTGCGGGCCGTCACTTCCACAGGGGAGGAAAGCAACAATATGAGAGATGAcaaggtggtggtggtgtacCTAATGGCGAATTTACCAATTTTGCGAACTTAGCCAATTGAGGATTCTTCTTTAATTGTGGCTGCGCATTTGCATCCAGATTTCCATCCACGCTTGTATCCACGTTCGAATCGTAACGGTGCACCTACGCTTATGTATGCTTGCTTGTGTATGCTCGCGTGTGTGCCGCTCTAGCGCACCGGCCTACGTACGCTTTGGAACCGACCACACGTTCAGGCCAAATCGGCAGCCCcatttttgggggggggccatttggagtgaaaaaaaattaatgtcGGAACTGGAAGGAAATGCGAGCAAGAATGTGGAGGGGGAGGGAatgcaattttaaaaaaaaaagagggatgACACGGAAGGGAGTGAGGATTGTCATGGGGGAAGAAGTATCATAAATTTGACGTCGCAAGAAGattctcttcttttcatcaaattggtggaattttttttttttttccttcttccaacGGGAAGTATCCGTCGAGGAAGAACCAGAACGGAATTAACGAACCAAGGATACCTTTAAAGTACACTCCacttgtgaaaaaaaaaaaaaaaaaaaaaaaaaaaaagccatgCATAGTGGTATTAGAAGGCATGATAAGCGAATGTGTGTATTGACTTCACTCATTCGCTAGTTCATCCATTGTAAATACTTACATACGCATTTATGTAGTTGGAAGCCCTGAGGCTCATCTGCAGAAAGCACATTTTGACCACTTCGACAGTGTACTCTCGTGGTGATATCACACAAAGCGTGTGGAAGAGTTTTTTgtattgtttattttttttttttttttaccaattgGGTTAGGGGCTACTCCATTGACGAATTTACCAAGTGGTGAGAAATTGCCTGCAGTGCGCAGCAAAAGGAGAGGTGTTGCATGAAGGTTGGCAAAGTGTGACTCATCGTAGGACGACATTTTAACGTGGAAGATCATTACCTCATCTTTGCAAAACCCATAGTTGAACCTTTGAAGTAACTCCCCCCACCCACAATGCACCGGTTCAGGTGGATGCGGAATACGCCGCTCAGGCGTTATGCCCAGTTGGGTAGCCAATTGGGGGGTAAAGTGGGCACAAAAGTTAGCGGCAAAACGGATTGCGCAATGAACGCCTCCCCTCTCTGTAGACATTTCTCCAGTAGCGAAAGTGCCAACCTTAAGAAAAACCCAGCGACGACATCCAAAGGTACAGATTCCACCGCCGCaagtaaaagagaaaataaaggaagtaGCACCaggatgggaaaaatatCGCAAGTTATAGGAGCCGTGGTGGATGTTGAATTTGAGGACACCCCTCCGTCCATTTTAAATGCACTTGAAACAGATCTggacgataaaaaaataattctagAAGTTGCGCAACATTTAGGAAATAAGGTAGTGAGAACGATAGCCATGGATGCAACGGATGGATTGGTGAGAGGACAGAAAGTTGTAGATAGTGGTAGGCCAATATCAGTACCGGTAGGGAAAGAAACTCTGGGTAGGATAATGAACGTGATTGGAGAACCTATAGATGAATGCGGAGACAttaaatgcaaaaaaacCTTACCCATTCATAGAGAACCACCATTATTCACAGACCAGAGTACCGAACCTGCACTCCTAATTACAGGCATTAAGGTAGTCGATCTGATCGCACCATATGCTAAGGGGGGTAAAATTGGTTTATTCGGGGGAGCAGGAGTGGGGAAAACTGTATTAATTATGGAGTTAATTAATAACGTAGCGAAAAAACATGGTGGATATTCTGTGTTTGCTGGAGTAGGTGAAAGAACAAGAGAAGGGAATGATCTGTACCATGAGATGATAACAACTGgagttattaaaaaaaaaaaaattggaaatggAGAATATGATTTTAATGGATCAAAAGCTGCTTTGGTATATGGTCAGATGAATGAACCTCCAGGAGCTCGTGCAAGAGTTGCCCTCACTGGTTTAACTGTGGCCGAATATTTCAGAGATGAAGAAAACCAAGATGTGTTACTTTTTGTagataatatatatagattTACACAGGCAGGTTCGGAAGTGTCAGCTTTGTTAGGTCGTATACCTTCAGCTGTTGGATACCAACCCACGTTATCCACTGATTTAGGAGCTCTACAGGAAAGAATTACCACCACGAAAAATGGATCCATTACATCTGTTCAGGCTGTGTATGTACCTGCAGATGATTTAACAGATCCTGCACCTGCAACGACCTTTTCTCATCTGGATGCAACGACCGTTTTGTCTAGATCCATAGCTGAGTTAGGTATTTACCCTGCTGTCGACCCTTTGGATTCCACCTCCCGTATGTTAACACCAGATATTGTTGGTGCAGAGCAGTACGAAGTCGCTAGAAATGTACAACAAATCTTACAGGATTATAAATCATTACAGGATATCATTGCCATTTTAGGTATAGACGAACTCTCCGAACAGGATAAACTAACCGTCGCCAGGGCAAGAAAGGTGCAGAGATTTTTGTCTCAACCTTTCGCTGTGGCTGAAGTATTTACGGGTAAGCCCGGTAGATTCGTAGAGTTGGAAGACACCATCAAAGGATTTTCGGAGTTGCTCAAGGGCAACTGTGACGACCTACCCGAAATGGCCTTCTATATGGTGGGCGACCTGGAGGAAGTGAAATCCAAGGCGGTGGAAATGGCCAAGCAGGTTTCGTGAGGCCATGGTAACAGGAGGTGTTGCTGATGATGGAGGTATTGCCACTATCGGTAGTTCGGATGACTAACTCCATTCCAGCGGAGCAGGTCAGAAATGTTCCTGAACGGTTCGTCGTCACCGGGACAGTCACAGCCATAGCGAGTGCTAATATTGTGTCCGCCTTGGTGTGTTGATCTTTAGGCGCATATCTGGTCCACACTTTCTTACATGCATGTATTTCTGTGTGTGCGTATTTTTCCTACCGTCTTTACCTTCCAAAAGTTGTGCACACCACCCACTTCGCCATGTTTGGCAAGTTACCATCCTTTTCCtcactctttttctccctcaaaAAGGAATCAAACGTACCAATATTTCAATTAAAGTTTAAGacgcattattttttttttttgcgtgaaGGGGAAAGGTTTGTCTTGTCGTAGAGGGGAGGTTACTAATGTCCCGTAAGTACCCATCCCCCTGATGCCTTCTCACCGCTCGTCCCTCGGTACAGGCACTATCTGATGAATGCGGCTGTGTACAACTTGAAAGGGCAATATCCAATGGAAGCCGAGGGATCTAAGCGGAAAAACCACACAACCAGTGGGAAGGGTCTTCAGCCAGGCAAGTAGTACCCGTTGAGCAATTCGtggttttcctttatgtatTCGATCAGGTGCGtttccaccttttccttGATAATATCTGTCATGGGGCCATCTTCTAAAAACAACTTTTCGCGTACGTACTTCCGGAAGGACTCCGCATCCTTGACGCCCTGTCATGGGTGTAGCGGTAACATGTGCAACGAGACTGCTTATCTGACATGAGCACAAAGGCCACATGTGAAATGCCGCTCTTATACCTGTAGATTTGCCTGGATGGAGTTCTTCAGCAAAGGTAGGTGCATTAACTTGGTCTTCAGTTTTTCTCTGAACATTTGGAATCTGCAGTTCGTATGGGGGAGATACAGATGAAGGAGGTAGTGTAATTTTTCCTACATAATGATTCGCATGCGTGGAGCATCCTTCCATGTCCCCCCTTAGGTTGTGTCAAAATGGATGATCCAATAATGCATAGATAGCATCCTACTTGTAGTGAAAAATGGATTTCTCCCTCTCTTCACTTAGCAAACTCAAAATATCATAATCCGGGGAGgttcttatatttttaagtATCGTGTAGAAGTAGTTGATGGACATATTGCACAACTTGTGCAGATTATGGAAGTTCAGTTTTTGGCGACCTGTCAGGAGGAAGCGGTGGACAAGGACCAAGTGGAAGATGACCCAGTGAGGTGTACTTTCTCATCGATTGACATCACTAGACGCGCAGTAAAAAGGCACCCCAATCATGGCGCCACTACGAAAGGGTACAAAGAGCCCTACCCAAATAGGTGAACGAGTTTATCAGGTTCAAAGAATTCGTGGTGACCCTGCAGTAGTAGCCTTCCGTGCTGATATTTTTGGCGACCTCGAAATGCTTCACTTTGAAGCGCTCACTTATCTGCATATCCCTTCGCATACATATCTTTAGGGTGTCCGTCAAGAAGGCTACTTTATACACATTGGCTAAATTTGTCCCCTCAGTTACCTCCTTTCCTGTGGCGTTTACCCCACCGATGGTATCCACCCCGTCAGCATTGTCTACAGTGCAGATACTGCCATGGCCCGTGGCACGAGGTTCGTGGAATTTGCAGAGATCCCCTGTGGGCGCTTGGAAATGATAGAAGTAGAAATCGCAAGGGAGACAGCTGAAGTGGATGATGGGCTTCTCGAAAACCTTCAGCTTCCTGTACAGATCGACAGGACTCATTACATCATCGCTCGTGTAGTTTTCGCCATCCTGGCATCTTTCTTCATGTTggtcttttcccccttggtTTGCGCCCCTCATGTTCCCACTGGAGCCAGATAAATCGCATGGCTTATTAACATTTTCAATGATAATACTTAAAAACCTTTTGCTTACGAGATTCCCAATTTCGGTTCCATTGTACTGCTCATGGTTTAGAATGTTCTCTTTGCCTATTCGGTACTTGCTGGAAAATGCGCAGAGCTCTCCGGCGCTGAAGATGAATTTGTCATTCGTCTGTGTGGatagggggaaagaaagggatGACGCGTTGTTCATGCTGCAGAAGTAGAACTCACATACTGGAAAATTATAATGTGAATCTGTTTCACCGTGTGAGACCTACTTGAAATTTGTGATTCACACAGATGCGATCGTTGTATACTATGGAGGCCTTGTTCAGAACGTAGTGGAGGTGGTTGCTGATGTTGAACACATAGGAGCAGAGCAGAACTCTGCAAGGAATCAACACGgtgttcttaaaaagaaaCTTCTGAGAAGACACCAAAGTCGAATCAACCTTCGCATGTTTGCAAAAGCGAACAACCACATGTTTCAAGCGATTCTGTTTGTTCTTCTTAATGGCAATAATCTCTCCCTGGATTATTcggatttttaaaaaatgaaaaaggacaAACACTTTGTTTAGGACATGCTTAATATTATCAGGAACGCAATTCTTGTgataactattttttttaaaggactGATCAGatattatataattttccttcagaTGTTTCTTGTGTTCGTAATAGACTCTATGTTtagatattttttcttttaaattattttttaaatttttttcactacaCTTGGTACATGTGTGTGGTGATATAATTAAAAGCTTGTAAGACTTCACTCcatttttcaagaaaaaattaactacCGTCAGAATGTCCATATTATCGCTATAGATGACGATGTAACTTACGCAATTTTTTACGACAGTCATGTAGGTGctatttttatcaaaatacTTATCCAGGAAGGGGTCGCTGATGCTAAACACcccttccacatttttcctcTCCGCGGGGGGACGCGCCGCAGCCTTCACCATCTGTGTTGTTCTCGTGTCATCTGAATTGTGCGCTTTATCTGCTCTGTCCGAATTGTTCACTTTGCCAACCATTTTTGATACCCGTTTTTTACCTTCGCTCAACAATTCTCCCTTACTTCCCACACCTTTGTTTAACGTGGCTCCCCCGCTTAAGCTCTTCTCTCTATGTAACGCGTCGTCAATGgggtttcccctttttccgcCCCTACCACCCTCCTGATAGGATGCATAATCATTCGTGTCGACCATTTCCAGTGCGTCACCATCCTCCGCCTCCCCTTCTGATAGACTCGTTTCACTTGTTTCTATGCACCTGGACGATAGACTTGAGTAATCAGAGTGGTACTCCTCTTCATCGTTTGTTTTCCTCAACTCTCCTGTTGGATTAATTCCTCCGATGGGTTCACCCCTCAGCTCATGGTGAACTTTTCCATGTATCATTCCTTTATGGGCAACCCCTGTAATGTCTCCCTCGCTGGAGTCGGAGCTGCTAGAAGGATCCCCTATCTCAGGATTATACATATTGTTTGCCCTGTCTTTTCCTCCATTAGTTTCTCCTAaagcatttttccttccgtgCAAGGTTGGACTATCCACATGTTGCCTCTTCCCCCTGTTCAGACcatattttcccctcctaGGTGTTGCCTTCCCAACGGATCGATCCTTTGCGGGCCATTCGGTCGACTCAAATTTCTCGTAATCCTTTGCCTTGGTTAAAAAGTCGAAGCGCTCATTAGGACAAGCGGAGCTCTTATTCCTTTCGATAAAattgaagttttttttcttacccatTTCATAACTGTTCAGTTGAAACGAATAAGTGCTAATGTCTTCCTtatcaaaacaaataaaaaggtaatcataaaaaataaacacactGTTGTTTAACTcaatctttttattttctctatcGATGCTGAAAATATTATCGTGAATTATTTTCACCCTTTCTTTGATCATTAAGTTTGATAGTTTCTTATACATTTCTACATTCTCCAGACTGCAGTTTTTGATGGTGTTGCACTGATAGTCGTCTTGCTCTGTCGCATCAGTAGTGGTTCCCTCAAGAAATTGATTTATATACGGGCTGATTATAATTacgttgttaaaaaaatacacattgTTTTTCATCAATTTGTATATCACACTTAGACACACGTCGTTGATCCCCCAGAAAACGATGTTGTGGTCgatatttgtaaattttttgagGCACATTTGCTTCGTCATCACGAGATAAAACTTTTCGTGGCTTTCGCTCTTCGGTCTTTGGCTACCGACATAATTAGAAGTTGTCTCTACACCTATGGGCGGCTGCTTCTTATAAATGTTGACGCTGTTATCCTTCATAAATAAGAACTTGAAGTGCTTGTAGATGTCGCTGTAGCTGTTGTCTCCTACGTTGATCTGGCACGAGCAGGCCTTCGTCATTCTAAGTGTGGGAGTGGAAGTTGGATGGGAGGGGAAGTTGGATGGGAGGGGAAGTTGGATGGGAGGGGAAGTTGGATGGGAGACAGGGTCGTGTGCCGGGATGGTCACAAAAAGAATTCACGCAAGGTATGTCACACAAAGGACATCACCCCCAAACGTCGTAACATCGCTCACCCCAAAATATTGTGGACAATACGCTTGTCGTAAAActtgaaaataattattgACAGAAAGAAGGAGAGTAGGAAGTGCTTCTCTTCACAGTTCTCGTTCCTCAGGATGATATCCTTAAAATCGAAAGCTTTCAGCTTGTAGTAAAAGTCGATGTTGTTCAGGATGCATCCAGCGGTCACGTTGATAACTTTGCCTCCGCACCTTGTAACGAAGATGTAATAGTTTTGTGTGCGGTAGAATTTAAGCTCTGCAgagatgggaagaaaaatgaggCAAAATTGGTGCTGGGTgcataaatattttctctGCCCTTTCGGTTCTGTGCCTCGTTGATGCTTCTCCTTTTGTATGTGCTCATTTCGACACGGTTTCGCTAACCTGAGGGGGCCTCCTCCCCATGCCC contains the following coding sequences:
- a CDS encoding serine hydroxymethyltransferase, putative, whose product is MFNNQPLEQVDKELYDILADEGKRQKETINLIASENLTNLAVRECLGNRVSNKYSEGYPKKRYYGGNDYIDKIEELCQKRALEAFNVSEEEWGVNVQPLSGSAANVQALYALVGVKGKIMGMHLCSGGHLTHGFFDEKKKVSITSDMFESKLYKCNDQGYVDLDAVREMALSFKPKVIICGYTSYPRDIEYQRFRQICDEVGAYLFADISHISSFVACGILNNPFLYADVVTTTTHKILRGPRSALIFYNKKKNPGIDQKINSAVFPSFQGGPHNNKIAAVACQLKEVKSSEFKAYTEQVLLNSKALAKSLISKNIDLVTNGTDNHLIVVDLRKHGITGSKLQETCNAINIALNKNTIPSDVDCVSPSGVRIGTPAMTTRGAKEKDMEFIADILDKAIKITVNLQEQYGKKLVDFKKGLPTSVELQKLKQEVVTWAGALPFP
- a CDS encoding ATP synthase subunit beta, mitochondrial, putative, with the translated sequence MHRFRWMRNTPLRRYAQLGSQLGGKVGTKVSGKTDCAMNASPLCRHFSSSESANLKKNPATTSKGTDSTAASKRENKGSSTRMGKISQVIGAVVDVEFEDTPPSILNALETDLDDKKIILEVAQHLGNKVVRTIAMDATDGLVRGQKVVDSGRPISVPVGKETLGRIMNVIGEPIDECGDIKCKKTLPIHREPPLFTDQSTEPALLITGIKVVDLIAPYAKGGKIGLFGGAGVGKTVLIMELINNVAKKHGGYSVFAGVGERTREGNDLYHEMITTGVIKKKKIGNGEYDFNGSKAALVYGQMNEPPGARARVALTGLTVAEYFRDEENQDVLLFVDNIYRFTQAGSEVSALLGRIPSAVGYQPTLSTDLGALQERITTTKNGSITSVQAVYVPADDLTDPAPATTFSHLDATTVLSRSIAELGIYPAVDPLDSTSRMLTPDIVGAEQYEVARNVQQILQDYKSLQDIIAILGIDELSEQDKLTVARARKVQRFLSQPFAVAEVFTGKPGRFVELEDTIKGFSELLKGNCDDLPEMAFYMVGDLEEVKSKAVEMAKQVS